Proteins encoded in a region of the Hirundo rustica isolate bHirRus1 chromosome 10, bHirRus1.pri.v3, whole genome shotgun sequence genome:
- the TRA2B gene encoding transformer-2 protein homolog beta, whose product MSDSGEQNYGERESRSASRSGSAHGSGKSGRHTPARSRSKEDSRRSRSKSRSRSESRSRSRRSSRRHYTRSRSRSRSHRRSRSRSYSRDYRRRHSHSHSPMSTRRRHIGNRANPDPNCCLGVFGLSLYTTERDLREVFSKYGPIADVSIVYDQQSRRSRGFAFVYFENVEDAKEAKERANGMELDGRRIRVDFSITKRPHTPTPGIYMGRPTYGSSRRRDYYDRGYDRGYDDRDYYSRSYRGGGGGGGGGWRAVQDRDQFYRRRSPSPYYSRGGYRSRSRSRSYSPRRY is encoded by the exons ATGAGCGACAGCGGGGAGCAAAACTACGGCGAGCGG GAATCCCGTTCTGCTTCCAGAAGCGGAAGTGCTCATGGGTCTGGCAAGTCGGGGAGGCACACCCCTGCAAGATCTCGCTCTAAGGAGGATTCCAGGCGCTCCAGGTCAAAATCTAGATCCAGGTCTGAATCCAG GTCTAGATCCAGGAGGAGTTCCCGCAGGCACTACACCAGGTCCCGCTCCCGGTCCCGCTCCCACAGGAGATCCAGAAGCAGGTCGTACAGTCGGGACTACCGGCGACGGCACAGTCACAGCCATTCCCCCATGTCTACTCGGAGACGTCACATTGGGAACAGG GCAAATCCTGATCCAAACTGTTGTCTCGGAGTGTTTGGGCTGAGCCTGTACACTACAGAACGAGACCTGCGAGAGGTTTTCTCCAAGTATGGGCCCATTGCCGACGTTTCCATCGTGTACGATCAGCAGTCGCGGCGCTCCCGAGGGTTCGCCTTCGTCTACTTCGAGAACGTCGAGGATGCCAAGGAG GCAAAGGAACGTGCCAATGGAATGGAGCTGGATGGAAGAAGGATCCGGGTAGACTTCTCCATAACAAAAAGACCTCACACCCCTACCCCTGGAATCTATATGGGAAGACCCACTTA TGGCAGCTCGCGGCGACGGGATTACTACGACAGAGGCTATGACAGAGGCTACGATGACCGTGACTATTACAGCAGGTCATACAG aggaggaggtggcggcggcggaggaggctggagagctgTTCAGGACAGGGATCAGTTTTACAG GAGGAGGTCACCGTCCCCGTACTACAGCCGAGGGGGCTACAGATCCCGGTCCAGATCCCGATCCTACTCGCCTC GTCGCTATTAA
- the CFAP410 gene encoding cilia- and flagella-associated protein 410 — MRLSRAAVLAQAKAAALDGVRRLNCWGSHLTDISICRDLPNIEVITFSVNGISDLEPLHQCQNLSELYLRRNNITSLDELFYLKTLPRLRVLWLAENPCCGPDPHRYRMTVLRNLPSLQKLDNQAVTEEELSQALVDGVEITAPPARRSVENGWSESTASSTAGSTAEPDSELLSCSLEETIKTQEELHMKPVPTHKYSSFSPQETDCSCKKRNNVLNAVLLLMEELDTEGLEIIQQTVARRLQAFQKKELQEE; from the exons atGAGGCTGAGCCGGGCGGCCGTGCTGGCACAGGCCAAGGCGGCCGCGCTCGACGGCGTCCGCCGCCTCAACTGCTG GGGCAGCCACCTGACGGAT ATATCCATATGCCGGGATTTGCCCAACATCGAGGTGATCACGTTCAG CGTGAACGGCATCTCGGACCTCGAGCCGCTGCACCAGTGCCAGAACCTGAGCGAGCTCTACCTGAGAAGGAACAACATCACGAGCCTGGATGAGCTGTTCTACCTGAAGACGCTGCCGCGGCTGCGGGTGCTGTGGCTGGCAGAGAACCCCTGCTGCGGGCCCGACCCCCACCGCTACCGCATGACTGTGCTGCGCAacctgcccagcctgcagaAGCTCGACAACCAGG CTGTGACAGAGGAAGAGCTGTCGCAGGCCCTGGTGGATGGCGTGGAGATCacggccccgccggcccggAGGAGCGTGGAGAACGGCTGGTCCGAGTCCACCGCGTCCAGCACCGCCGGATCCACGGCAGAGCCCGACAGcgagctgctcagctgcagcctggaggagacaaT CAAAACTCAGGAGGAGCTTCATATGAAGCCTGTTCCCACACATAAatattcctccttttcccctcaaGAGACAGACTGCAGCTGCAAGAAGAGA AACAACGTCCTGAATGCCGTCCTGCTTCTCATGGAGGAACTGgacacagaggggctggagatCATCCAGCAGACGGTGGCAAGGAGGCTCCAGGCCTTCCagaagaaggagctgcaggaggagtga